From the genome of Oscillospiraceae bacterium, one region includes:
- the hisB gene encoding imidazoleglycerol-phosphate dehydratase HisB, with the protein MRTSEIIRNTNETKISLNLNLDGTGISNIDTGCGFLDHMLTLFASHGKFDLTIKCDGDTYVDYHHTVEDVGICLGEAFNEALSDKKGILRYGYMILPMDESLILSAVDLSGRAYLGYGLSIPSLRIGTFDTELVEEFFLGFVRCAKCTLHISQLDGKNSHHIIEGAFKSVARSLRKAVCLSKKYRDEIPSTKGVL; encoded by the coding sequence ATGAGAACAAGTGAAATTATAAGAAATACAAATGAAACAAAAATTTCATTAAACTTAAATTTAGATGGTACCGGAATAAGCAACATCGATACAGGATGCGGTTTTTTAGATCATATGTTAACACTGTTTGCAAGTCATGGTAAATTTGACCTTACCATAAAATGCGATGGAGATACTTATGTTGATTATCACCATACAGTAGAAGATGTCGGAATTTGCTTAGGTGAAGCATTTAATGAAGCATTATCTGATAAAAAAGGAATATTAAGATATGGATATATGATACTTCCTATGGACGAAAGTCTTATTCTTTCTGCAGTTGATTTATCTGGACGTGCATATTTAGGATATGGACTTTCTATTCCTTCTTTAAGAATTGGTACTTTTGATACTGAACTTGTTGAAGAATTTTTCTTGGGATTTGTAAGGTGTGCAAAATGTACATTGCATATTTCACAGCTCGATGGTAAAAACTCTCATCATATTATTGAGGGCGCTTTTAAATCAGTTGCAAGAAGTTTAAGAAAAGCAGTTTGTTTGAGTAAAAAATATCGTGATGAAATTCCTTCAACGAAAGGGGTTTTATAA
- a CDS encoding DNA replication protein DnaC produces the protein MPYNSKIYQMAKTVLENKREKNQYLLEKRREEITNKLPQYLEVKNKTLSLFNGYMKNSSTYSKEQTEEIKEKIKQCELERKKILKDNGYNENYLESIYDCPDCKDTGYINNKQCDCLIKILNEIAKKESRLSYMIDEQNFEHFNLDIYSDKISSKNDISPKENMKKILSFVKKFIDNFDNISTKSLLFTGSTGVGKTYLSSCIAKKMLDKGKNVLYQSSAKLCEILEEYKFNRENAIYDTINIVRDIYDIDLLIIDDFGTEFKTSYTLTAIFELINSRIVNNKKTIISTNLSIIELKDIYSERLFSRFIGEFDILEFIGEDLRMKNFLNNQ, from the coding sequence ATGCCATACAATAGTAAAATATACCAAATGGCAAAAACCGTTTTAGAAAACAAAAGAGAAAAAAATCAATATTTACTTGAAAAAAGAAGAGAAGAAATTACAAATAAATTACCCCAGTATTTAGAAGTAAAAAACAAAACCTTGTCTTTATTTAATGGTTATATGAAAAATTCAAGTACATATTCTAAAGAACAAACTGAAGAAATTAAAGAAAAAATTAAGCAATGTGAACTCGAAAGAAAAAAAATTCTTAAAGATAACGGATATAATGAAAACTATCTTGAATCTATATATGATTGTCCGGATTGTAAAGATACAGGATATATAAATAATAAACAATGTGATTGTTTAATTAAGATTTTAAATGAAATTGCAAAAAAAGAATCACGTCTTTCTTATATGATAGACGAACAGAATTTTGAGCATTTTAACCTTGATATATATTCTGATAAAATATCTTCTAAAAATGATATTTCACCAAAAGAAAATATGAAAAAAATATTATCTTTTGTTAAAAAATTTATAGATAATTTTGATAATATAAGCACAAAATCTCTTTTATTTACCGGAAGCACAGGAGTAGGAAAGACTTATCTTTCAAGTTGTATAGCAAAAAAAATGCTTGATAAAGGAAAGAATGTTCTTTATCAGTCTTCTGCTAAATTATGTGAAATATTAGAAGAATATAAATTTAACAGAGAAAATGCCATTTACGATACAATTAATATTGTTAGGGATATTTATGATATTGATTTGCTTATAATAGATGATTTTGGTACAGAATTCAAAACATCATACACACTGACTGCGATTTTTGAACTGATTAATTCCAGAATTGTAAATAACAAAAAAACCATAATATCAACAAATCTGTCTATAATTGAACTAAAAGATATTTACAGCGAAAGATTGTTTTCAAGATTTATAGGAGAATTTGATATTTTAGAATTTATTGGTGAAGATTTAAGAATGAAAAATTTTCTAAATAATCAATAA
- a CDS encoding histidinol-phosphatase HisJ family protein: protein MILQDFHIHSTASDGKNMLEDIVKAGIDLKLQKIGFSDHSYTEFDLSYCVPLDRLQEYKEEVKRLKSKYKSKIDIYLGIEMDYYSDISKDDFDYIIGSCHYVYKDNKYLSIDYKKEYTINLVKEYYHNDYLLFAEDYYNNMADIVNKTGADIIGHFDLITKYNENNELFDMRGEKYLSIARNAIDKLISYNKPFELNTGAISKGYRTNAYPDLPLLEYIYKRGGKVILSSDSHSKDNLCYKFDEYENLIKKIGFKDYLFKI from the coding sequence ATGATTTTACAGGATTTTCATATTCACAGTACAGCATCTGACGGGAAAAATATGTTGGAAGATATTGTGAAAGCGGGAATAGATCTAAAACTTCAAAAAATAGGTTTTTCTGACCATAGTTATACCGAATTTGATTTAAGTTATTGTGTACCTTTGGATAGATTGCAGGAATACAAAGAGGAAGTAAAAAGACTTAAAAGTAAATATAAAAGTAAAATTGATATTTATCTTGGTATTGAAATGGACTATTATTCCGATATCTCCAAAGATGATTTTGATTATATAATCGGTTCTTGTCATTATGTGTATAAAGATAATAAATACTTATCAATTGATTATAAAAAAGAATATACAATAAATTTAGTAAAAGAATATTATCATAATGACTATTTGTTATTTGCTGAGGATTATTATAACAATATGGCTGATATTGTAAATAAAACAGGCGCAGATATTATAGGGCATTTTGATTTAATAACAAAATATAATGAAAATAATGAGTTGTTTGATATGAGAGGGGAAAAATACCTCTCTATTGCACGAAATGCTATCGATAAGTTAATTTCCTATAATAAGCCTTTTGAACTTAATACAGGGGCAATTTCAAAAGGATACCGCACAAATGCTTATCCTGACTTACCACTTCTTGAGTATATATATAAAAGGGGAGGAAAGGTAATTTTATCAAGTGACAGCCATAGTAAAGATAATTTATGTTATAAATTTGATGAATATGAAAATTTAATTAAAAAAATAGGTTTTAAAGATTATTTATTTAAGATTTAA
- the hisA gene encoding 1-(5-phosphoribosyl)-5-[(5-phosphoribosylamino)methylideneamino]imidazole-4-carboxamide isomerase, with the protein MNIFPAIDLYDKKAVRLYKGDYNNMTVYSDNPLSIAKDFENEGAKFVHIVDLEGAKDGNTPNIGIITDIAKNTDLFIEVGGGIRSISVIDKYISSGVNRVILGTSAVCDEELLKNAVSKYKEKIAVGIDIKDGFVAIKGWTEKSQYTIDVFIEKMINFGVTTFICTDISKDGAMQGTNLELYKDLSLKYNANIIASGGVSSIDDIKKLSELDIYGAIIGKAYYLKAISLREAIEVAAK; encoded by the coding sequence GTGAACATTTTTCCTGCAATAGATTTATATGATAAAAAAGCAGTTCGCTTATATAAAGGCGATTATAATAATATGACAGTTTATAGTGATAATCCTTTATCCATTGCAAAAGATTTCGAAAACGAGGGCGCAAAATTCGTTCATATTGTAGATTTAGAAGGCGCAAAGGACGGAAATACACCAAATATTGGAATTATAACTGATATAGCAAAAAATACAGATTTATTTATTGAAGTAGGTGGGGGAATAAGAAGTATTTCAGTTATTGATAAATATATTTCTTCGGGTGTTAACAGAGTGATACTTGGAACTTCAGCAGTATGTGATGAAGAGTTATTAAAAAATGCAGTTTCAAAATATAAAGAAAAAATTGCTGTTGGAATAGATATTAAAGACGGTTTTGTGGCAATAAAAGGCTGGACCGAAAAATCTCAGTATACTATAGATGTGTTTATAGAAAAAATGATTAATTTTGGTGTAACTACATTTATTTGCACAGATATTTCTAAAGATGGAGCAATGCAAGGGACTAATTTAGAACTGTATAAAGATTTATCTTTAAAATATAATGCGAATATTATTGCTTCGGGTGGTGTATCATCAATTGATGATATTAAAAAACTATCTGAACTTGATATATACGGAGCAATCATTGGTAAAGCATACTACTTAAAAGCAATTTCACTAAGAGAAGCAATTGAGGTGGCAGCAAAATGA
- a CDS encoding DnaD domain protein, producing the protein MQTKIKLGKSKSISFLKLPFDFFENHFQKLSPETIKVYLYLTYLCTLGEVEINETEIAKKLSLTKKDITYCYNELKENNLMVLNKETSDFELVNLGEFYKNYSKLSLGESKSEIKDKVNNIKLDEELKKKISFIEDIYGKELTQNDMLDIYEILNSHKVPYDVLICAIEYSISKNIKNFNYISKIAINWKELGLTSYESCEKYISNENIKDENLYRNLKLMFKLSRDFFDVEIKYIDDWYYNKNKTLDEIKKAFESTILNTGKLSFPYMNSILTNENTEVKINKTKKKNELNNFTEREYDSSDVLSALRKKQNS; encoded by the coding sequence ATGCAGACAAAAATTAAACTTGGAAAAAGTAAATCTATATCATTTTTAAAGCTTCCTTTTGATTTTTTTGAAAACCATTTTCAGAAACTTTCTCCTGAAACTATTAAAGTTTATTTATATCTTACATATCTTTGTACGCTTGGCGAAGTGGAAATAAATGAAACAGAAATTGCAAAAAAACTTTCCTTAACAAAAAAGGATATTACATATTGTTATAACGAACTTAAAGAAAATAATTTAATGGTTTTAAATAAAGAAACTTCTGATTTTGAACTTGTAAATCTTGGAGAATTTTATAAAAATTATTCAAAATTATCTTTAGGGGAATCAAAAAGCGAAATAAAAGACAAGGTAAATAATATAAAACTTGATGAAGAATTAAAAAAGAAAATAAGTTTTATAGAAGATATATATGGTAAAGAACTAACTCAGAATGATATGCTTGATATTTATGAAATTCTCAATTCACATAAAGTACCATATGATGTTTTGATTTGTGCAATAGAATATTCTATTTCAAAAAATATAAAAAATTTCAATTATATATCAAAAATTGCTATCAACTGGAAAGAACTGGGATTAACAAGTTATGAAAGTTGCGAAAAATATATTTCAAATGAAAACATTAAAGATGAAAATCTTTACCGTAACCTTAAACTTATGTTTAAACTATCACGTGATTTTTTTGATGTAGAAATCAAATATATTGACGATTGGTACTATAATAAAAATAAAACTCTTGATGAAATTAAAAAAGCTTTTGAATCAACTATTTTAAATACTGGAAAATTATCTTTTCCATATATGAATTCAATACTTACAAACGAAAATACAGAAGTCAAAATAAATAAAACCAAAAAGAAGAATGAATTAAATAACTTTACAGAAAGAGAGTATGATTCTTCTGATGTTTTATCTGCTTTAAGAAAAAAACAAAATAGTTAA
- a CDS encoding histidinol-phosphate transaminase: MSKFLSKRFETLSPYVPGEQPKINNLIKLNTNESPFKPSKKASKFAKKELDKLNLYSDPECSFLVKKLSEVLGVKDENVIVTNGSDEILNFAFMAYCDSKTSVVFPDITYGFYKVFAKLNGIDFLEIPLKEDFSIDIKDYFNLSKTIFIANPNAPTGLYLTLEKIEEILKNNKDNIVVIDEAYIDFGNESSIKLIDYYDNLLVTGTFSKSRSMAGARLGFGVASKKIIEDLNMIRYSTNPYNINRMTMAAGYGVLCDEKYTKKNIEIICENREYLKNQLADLGFSFPDSTANFIFAKHNAISGETLYNELRKRNILVRHFKDERIRDYLRITIGTKKEMQILVCNIKKILEEQNENK; the protein is encoded by the coding sequence ATGAGTAAATTTTTAAGTAAAAGATTTGAAACACTTTCTCCGTATGTTCCGGGAGAACAGCCGAAAATTAACAATCTTATAAAATTAAATACAAATGAATCTCCGTTTAAACCATCAAAAAAAGCGAGTAAGTTTGCAAAAAAAGAACTCGACAAATTAAATTTATATTCAGATCCTGAATGTTCTTTTCTTGTAAAAAAACTATCTGAAGTACTTGGTGTTAAGGATGAGAATGTTATTGTTACGAACGGTTCGGATGAAATATTAAATTTTGCTTTTATGGCTTATTGTGATAGCAAAACTTCGGTTGTGTTTCCTGATATTACTTACGGATTTTATAAAGTTTTTGCAAAACTAAATGGAATAGATTTTTTAGAAATTCCATTAAAAGAAGATTTTTCAATTGATATAAAAGATTATTTTAATTTATCTAAAACTATTTTTATTGCTAATCCTAATGCGCCGACAGGTTTATATCTTACACTTGAAAAAATTGAAGAAATATTAAAAAACAATAAGGATAATATTGTTGTAATAGACGAAGCATATATTGACTTTGGTAATGAAAGTTCAATTAAACTTATAGATTATTATGATAATCTGCTTGTTACAGGTACATTTTCTAAATCAAGGTCTATGGCGGGTGCAAGGCTTGGTTTTGGTGTGGCAAGTAAAAAAATAATTGAAGATTTAAATATGATAAGATATTCGACTAACCCCTATAATATTAATCGAATGACGATGGCAGCAGGATATGGTGTTTTATGTGACGAGAAATACACAAAAAAGAATATTGAAATTATCTGCGAAAACAGGGAATATCTTAAAAATCAATTAGCTGATTTAGGTTTTTCTTTTCCTGATTCAACTGCTAATTTTATATTTGCAAAGCATAATGCTATAAGTGGAGAAACTCTTTATAACGAACTAAGAAAAAGAAATATACTTGTAAGGCATTTTAAAGATGAAAGAATTAGAGATTATTTAAGAATAACAATCGGAACGAAAAAAGAAATGCAAATTCTTGTTTGTAATATTAAAAAAATCCTGGAGGAGCAAAATGAGAACAAGTGA
- a CDS encoding S-layer homology domain-containing protein, with amino-acid sequence MTYIQRRINMKKTKKFLSILLCVSLFFSMQVFALNFPDVAEDNNNGEAIDVLSSLGIIKGYEDGQFKPDKEVTRAELTSLLMRLLNLSITGTEVADSGYTDVANNHWAVYDIKTASNMGIIKGFGDGTFGPEAPVTFEQAVKMVVAMLGYESVAIDKGGWPEGYVTQGRDLGLIKNAEMAQTQPAPRKIIAQILYNALEVDLMEKKNGEESYYINQGHNLLTDYMKISKVTGMVTANSTTRLDNNESQLPEDKIEITSGGIVKDYKVGNFEEIKDMVGLSVIAYVKYDEYNVNQVIQHFMSKSELNEVVIAPKDVNIFNAANISVTNETTGRTINYKLSDNAVYMYNGKNIAKNDLFSNNLHIPTIGSIKIIDSGSGYDYVEIESYKNYLVKSVDTSEYLVYVDNTVGDTNVSSIKVPVDDKLDYVVSIKKGTSNLTLSGIKKGNIISVKQTIPTLQAGIQNIGILVSDTKKTGKITEEGTDYVVLDSKQYTISPFIQGTDLGNKIVYNASGTFYIDAFDSIAYAEFSTGNTYKYGYVINAGIKTSGDGNEANIRLFDYTSGSSVLYDFYQRVTVDGTPTTDMQDVMTALINGATTVGYNSDAANYTYAQPIKYVLNNQGKIIEIITVNSATDKSMNIIYQDNDGEAKYNSTNKYFSLDSGNKLVDSKTIVFEVPNDRFSANDYAKRTYSNFKNNFTYDVLVIGESESGAANIVIAYEPNVEKDVNYSTPTYIVKDMKDVLVSDELKTQLTLINFQNGNEATAYCPVANKSYIANVDIGDVIRFGKETNGDINENVYVYLDISEAKAGNAPQLITGHTNTDKEKLTTTSEYPLRKVMLSSSYTYYDPDRSISLIDGIYAYIFATPYSISETGLEITELIPGENGFNNDLDSDNVYDKPDVINLTASSSTMFFTINSSNEITATKGSGEDNNVLGTILSYKDHPDKWDYVFTYIVDESLKAVYVIKTNN; translated from the coding sequence ATGACTTACATACAAAGGAGGATCAATATGAAAAAAACAAAAAAATTCTTATCAATTCTATTATGCGTAAGCCTATTCTTCTCGATGCAGGTTTTTGCACTTAATTTTCCAGATGTAGCAGAAGATAACAACAACGGCGAAGCAATTGACGTTTTATCATCACTTGGAATTATTAAAGGCTACGAAGACGGACAGTTCAAACCTGACAAAGAGGTTACAAGAGCTGAATTAACATCTTTACTTATGAGATTATTAAACTTAAGTATAACAGGCACAGAAGTTGCTGACTCAGGTTATACTGACGTTGCAAATAATCATTGGGCAGTATATGATATTAAAACAGCAAGTAATATGGGTATAATTAAAGGTTTTGGTGACGGAACTTTTGGACCTGAAGCACCTGTTACTTTTGAACAGGCAGTTAAAATGGTTGTTGCAATGCTTGGTTACGAAAGTGTTGCTATAGATAAAGGTGGATGGCCTGAAGGTTATGTAACACAAGGCAGAGATTTAGGACTTATTAAAAATGCAGAAATGGCACAAACTCAGCCTGCACCAAGAAAAATCATAGCACAAATTCTTTATAATGCACTTGAAGTTGACTTAATGGAAAAGAAAAATGGTGAAGAATCTTATTATATAAATCAAGGTCACAATTTACTTACTGATTATATGAAAATTTCAAAAGTTACAGGTATGGTAACAGCAAATTCAACTACCAGACTTGATAACAACGAAAGCCAACTTCCTGAAGATAAAATCGAAATTACATCTGGCGGAATTGTTAAAGACTATAAAGTAGGTAATTTCGAAGAAATTAAAGATATGGTTGGTTTATCTGTAATTGCGTATGTTAAATATGATGAATATAATGTTAACCAGGTTATTCAACATTTTATGTCTAAATCTGAACTTAATGAAGTAGTTATTGCTCCAAAAGACGTAAATATTTTTAATGCCGCAAATATTTCTGTTACAAATGAAACTACCGGTAGAACAATAAATTATAAATTAAGTGATAATGCGGTTTATATGTATAACGGAAAAAATATCGCAAAAAATGATTTGTTTTCTAACAACTTACATATTCCAACAATCGGTTCAATAAAAATAATTGACTCAGGTTCAGGATATGATTATGTTGAAATTGAAAGTTATAAAAACTATCTTGTAAAATCTGTTGATACATCAGAATACTTAGTATATGTTGATAATACAGTAGGGGACACAAATGTTTCTTCAATTAAAGTTCCTGTTGATGACAAATTAGATTATGTAGTTTCAATTAAAAAGGGAACAAGTAATTTAACATTATCAGGTATCAAAAAAGGAAATATTATTTCAGTAAAACAAACTATACCAACATTACAAGCAGGTATTCAGAATATTGGAATTTTAGTTTCAGATACTAAAAAAACCGGTAAAATTACTGAAGAAGGTACAGATTATGTTGTTTTAGATTCTAAACAATATACTATATCTCCATTTATTCAGGGAACAGATTTAGGAAATAAAATTGTTTATAACGCAAGCGGTACATTTTATATAGATGCTTTTGACAGTATTGCTTATGCTGAATTTTCTACAGGTAATACATATAAATACGGTTATGTAATAAATGCAGGTATAAAAACATCAGGTGACGGAAATGAAGCAAATATCAGACTATTTGATTATACTTCAGGTTCATCTGTATTATACGACTTTTATCAAAGAGTAACTGTTGACGGAACTCCTACAACAGATATGCAAGACGTTATGACTGCATTAATAAACGGTGCAACAACTGTTGGTTATAATTCTGATGCTGCAAATTACACATATGCACAGCCAATTAAATATGTACTTAATAATCAGGGTAAAATCATTGAAATTATAACAGTTAATTCTGCTACTGATAAATCTATGAATATTATTTATCAGGATAATGATGGCGAAGCAAAATATAATTCTACAAATAAATATTTTAGTTTAGATAGTGGAAACAAATTAGTTGATTCTAAAACAATTGTATTTGAAGTACCTAATGACAGATTCTCAGCAAATGATTATGCAAAACGTACATATTCAAACTTTAAAAACAACTTTACTTATGACGTTTTAGTAATCGGTGAAAGTGAATCAGGAGCTGCTAATATTGTTATTGCTTATGAACCTAATGTTGAAAAAGATGTTAACTATTCAACACCTACATATATTGTAAAAGACATGAAAGATGTTTTAGTAAGTGATGAATTAAAAACTCAGTTAACATTAATCAACTTCCAGAACGGAAATGAAGCGACTGCATATTGTCCTGTAGCAAATAAATCTTATATTGCAAATGTTGATATAGGTGATGTAATTAGATTTGGTAAAGAAACAAATGGCGATATTAATGAAAATGTATATGTTTATCTTGATATAAGCGAAGCAAAAGCAGGAAATGCACCACAGCTTATTACAGGTCACACAAATACAGATAAGGAAAAATTAACTACAACTTCTGAGTATCCACTTAGAAAAGTTATGTTAAGTTCATCTTACACCTATTATGATCCCGATAGATCAATTTCATTAATAGACGGCATATATGCGTATATCTTTGCTACACCTTATAGCATTTCAGAAACAGGACTTGAAATAACTGAATTAATTCCTGGCGAAAATGGATTTAATAATGATTTAGATAGTGATAATGTATATGATAAGCCAGATGTAATTAACTTAACAGCATCATCGTCAACAATGTTCTTCACAATCAATAGTTCAAATGAAATTACTGCAACTAAAGGTTCAGGTGAAGATAATAATGTATTAGGAACAATTCTTTCTTATAAAGATCATCCTGATAAATGGGATTATGTGTTCACATATATTGTTGATGAATCATTAAAAGCAGTTTATGTTATCAAAACAAATAACTAA
- the hisH gene encoding imidazole glycerol phosphate synthase subunit HisH, whose translation MIVIIDYGVGNLFSLKSSLDSIGAETVISGDIDVIKKASKIILPGVGAFCDAVKKLKDSSLFDLIIEEANNKKPILGICLGMQMLFEKSFENGEYEGLGLIKGEVRPIKEIIPEDYKVPQIGWNYLKFNNEKHPLFKYIKEEDYVYFVHSYYGAFCDSVIAYTEYGAPITAAVAKDNVMGCQFHPEKSGDVGLNILKAFCEWEV comes from the coding sequence ATGATAGTTATAATTGACTATGGTGTCGGAAATTTATTTTCACTTAAAAGTTCTCTTGATTCAATCGGGGCAGAAACTGTAATTTCGGGCGATATAGATGTTATAAAAAAAGCATCAAAAATTATTCTTCCCGGAGTTGGGGCATTTTGTGATGCAGTAAAGAAATTAAAAGATTCTTCCTTGTTTGATTTAATAATTGAGGAAGCTAATAACAAAAAGCCGATTCTTGGTATTTGTCTTGGAATGCAAATGCTTTTTGAAAAAAGTTTTGAAAATGGAGAATATGAAGGACTGGGACTTATTAAGGGCGAAGTAAGACCTATAAAAGAAATAATTCCCGAAGATTATAAAGTTCCTCAGATAGGATGGAATTATTTAAAATTTAACAATGAAAAACATCCTTTATTTAAATATATTAAAGAAGAAGATTATGTATATTTTGTTCATTCATATTACGGTGCTTTTTGCGACTCAGTAATTGCATATACTGAATATGGCGCCCCCATTACTGCCGCTGTTGCCAAAGATAATGTAATGGGATGTCAGTTTCATCCTGAAAAAAGCGGTGATGTAGGTCTTAATATTTTAAAGGCATTTTGTGAATGGGAGGTATAA
- a CDS encoding bifunctional phosphoribosyl-AMP cyclohydrolase/phosphoribosyl-ATP diphosphatase HisIE, which produces MINIDNLKFDEKGLIPAIVVDEVTKKVLTLAYMNKESLKISMEKKLTCFYSRSRNELWLKGETSGNYQHIVSITADCDNDALVVVVNKDGPACHLGNDSCFENEIYKNEELSDFSLTSLLELLKSRKAEKKEGSYTTYLFEKGIDKILKKIGEESTEVIIAGKANDKKETIYEIADLAYHVMVLMVEMGISYEDIHKELASRHIIDHKVKQEKMTK; this is translated from the coding sequence ATGATAAATATAGATAATTTAAAGTTTGACGAAAAAGGGCTTATTCCTGCCATAGTAGTTGATGAAGTAACAAAAAAAGTACTTACATTAGCGTATATGAACAAAGAAAGTCTTAAAATATCAATGGAGAAAAAATTAACTTGTTTTTATTCCCGTTCAAGAAATGAATTATGGTTAAAAGGCGAAACAAGTGGGAATTATCAACATATTGTATCTATTACTGCAGATTGCGATAATGATGCTTTAGTTGTTGTTGTAAACAAAGATGGTCCTGCGTGCCATTTGGGAAATGACAGTTGTTTTGAAAATGAAATTTATAAAAATGAAGAATTATCAGATTTCTCTTTAACCAGTCTTCTTGAACTTTTAAAATCCAGAAAGGCAGAAAAAAAAGAAGGCTCTTATACAACCTATCTTTTTGAAAAAGGAATTGATAAAATATTAAAAAAAATTGGAGAAGAATCTACTGAAGTAATCATTGCAGGAAAAGCAAATGATAAAAAAGAAACTATCTATGAAATAGCGGACCTTGCATATCACGTTATGGTTCTTATGGTAGAAATGGGCATTTCTTATGAAGATATTCACAAAGAACTCGCGTCCAGACATATTATCGACCATAAAGTTAAACAGGAGAAAATGACAAAATGA
- the hisF gene encoding imidazole glycerol phosphate synthase subunit HisF, translating into MITKRIIPCLDVRDGRVVKGVNFEGISDVSSPIELAKYYSKSGADELVFYDITASFEGRKLFTDILKEVARNIFIPLTVGGGINTIDDFDRVLKCGADKVSVNSGAIKNPDLIKEAAKKYGSQCVVISADIKRVDGNFKVFAKGGRENTGLDGIEWIKKCVDFGAGEVVVNSIDTDGVKQGFDLELLDKVCNNVSVPVIASGGAGKVSHFTELFHNVPKVDAGLAASIFHFKEVDIKNLKEELRRNNIDVRL; encoded by the coding sequence ATGATTACAAAAAGAATTATTCCTTGCTTAGATGTTCGTGACGGGCGTGTTGTAAAAGGTGTTAATTTTGAAGGAATTTCAGACGTTTCTTCGCCAATAGAACTTGCAAAGTATTACAGTAAATCTGGTGCTGATGAACTTGTTTTTTATGATATAACTGCATCTTTTGAGGGCCGAAAACTTTTTACTGATATTTTAAAAGAAGTTGCAAGAAATATTTTTATTCCTTTAACCGTAGGTGGAGGTATAAATACTATTGATGATTTTGACAGGGTTTTAAAGTGTGGCGCTGACAAAGTCAGTGTAAATTCGGGTGCGATAAAAAATCCTGATCTTATTAAAGAGGCAGCTAAAAAATATGGGAGTCAGTGTGTTGTTATATCTGCTGATATAAAACGAGTTGATGGAAATTTTAAAGTTTTCGCTAAAGGCGGAAGAGAAAATACAGGACTTGACGGAATAGAATGGATAAAAAAATGTGTTGACTTTGGGGCAGGGGAAGTAGTTGTAAATTCAATAGATACGGATGGCGTTAAACAAGGATTTGATTTAGAACTTTTGGATAAAGTATGTAATAATGTTTCGGTTCCTGTTATTGCATCAGGAGGTGCCGGAAAGGTTTCTCACTTTACAGAACTTTTTCATAATGTACCTAAAGTTGATGCCGGTCTTGCTGCTTCAATTTTCCATTTTAAAGAAGTAGATATTAAAAATTTAAAAGAAGAACTTAGACGAAATAATATAGATGTGAGGTTATAA